The following is a genomic window from Bacilli bacterium PM5-9.
AATAAAGATGAAATATTAAAAGGGAATTTTAGTTCTTTGGCTGGTTATTGGGAGAATGGAAATGGTAGTAGTATCACTATAGCTACAGATGGAAGTGTAATGTTTGATGGCGTTGATGGTGGTCAACATTTCGTTGGTAATGCGACACATGAAAATAATGGATATTTTTGGAATTTAAAAACAGGAATGAGTGGTGCAGGAGTAATGTTATGGCCACCAGGTGTGGAAATTAAGGGTTCTGACAATAAAATTATGGATACTGATAGTACAAAGCTAAGATTATCGATAGGGCATGCATTAGGTGACAGTTCTGCAGTATATACAAGACCAGTAACTAGTATGCAAACTACACTTGGATACATATCACAAGATTAAAATGAGCGGTACGATATTTATAATATAAAAAAAATACGGGGAAAATAGAGGTGTTTAAAATTAAAAGTAAAAAAATAATAGGAATAGGATTTTTGATTTTTGTCTGTATTGGTGGATTGATATTCGGATTTATAGAATATAAAAAAGAAGATATTATCAAAAAAGAAATAGCTTCTATAGAGATAAAAGTAGACAAAATGAAACAAGAAAAAAATAGAGATAAAAAAGTTGCTATTTATAAAGAAATAAATGATGACTGTATCAAATATAGTAAAAATAAAAACTCAAATTCTAAAGTAATAAATTTTTACAATACTACTTTAAGTGATTATAAAAAAAGTATAGGTCTACAAATTTATGATAACAAAATAATAGAAAATACTATCTCGAATGTTTCTAAAGCAAAACAAAAAGATTTGAACATAAAAATTAAAGATTTAAAATCATTAAAAAATATGTTGAAAAAAGAGAAATCTTTATTTTTGTCAGATTCTGAATATAGTGATTATATATCTAAAGTAGATAAACTATTAAAAGATTATGATAAACAATTAAAAGTAATAAAAGATAAAGAACAAAGTTATTCTAATGGATATACAAATGGAGATAACTCTGGTAGCAATAATAATTCAGGAGGAAATGATGGTTGGTACAAAATAGATGATGGAGGTTCTGGATCTATGAAAGATGGATGTGCTGCTATGGGATATAATTATGTTCCAGGAGTTGGATGTGTAAATTAAAAATAATAAAAAATGGAGAATAAGCAAGTGAGAAAAAACAAACTTGTGTCAATTGAAATTATGCTAAGAATTAAGAAAGGAAAAGGTATGGAGTAATCGACTGTAAAATAAGTCAT
Proteins encoded in this region:
- a CDS encoding glycosyltransferase involved in cell wall biosynthesis (product_source=COG0438; cath_funfam=1.20.120.640; cog=COG0438; superfamily=56815; transmembrane_helix_parts=Inside_1_8,TMhelix_9_28,Outside_29_230) is translated as MFKIKSKKIIGIGFLIFVCIGGLIFGFIEYKKEDIIKKEIASIEIKVDKMKQEKNRDKKVAIYKEINDDCIKYSKNKNSNSKVINFYNTTLSDYKKSIGLQIYDNKIIENTISNVSKAKQKDLNIKIKDLKSLKNMLKKEKSLFLSDSEYSDYISKVDKLLKDYDKQLKVIKDKEQSYSNGYTNGDNSGSNNNSGGNDGWYKIDDGGSGSMKDGCAAMGYNYVPGVGCVN